In the Neospora caninum Liverpool complete genome, chromosome Ia genome, one interval contains:
- a CDS encoding histone H2B, related, whose protein sequence is MVAKKSAKSAKPKASGKSGKGKKKRAESYSSYIFKVLKQVHPETGISKKSMMIMTSFIADTFDKIASEAGKLCKYNKKDTLSSREIQTAVRLVLPGELAKHAVSEGTKAVTKYTGK, encoded by the coding sequence ATGGTGGCCAAGAAGTCCGCGAAATCTGCCAAGCCCAAGGCTTCCGGCAAGTCTGGCAAgggcaagaagaagagagctgAGTCCTACAGCTCTTACATCTTCAAGGTTCTGAAGCAGGTGCACCCGGAGACAGGCATCAGCAAGAAGTCCATGATGATCATGACTTCTTTCATTGCAGATACCTTCGACAAGATCGCCTCTGAGGCAGGCAAGCTCTGCAAGTACAACAAGAAGGACACCCTGTCCTCCCGGGAAATCCAAACGGCTGTTCGTCTGGTCCTCCCCGGCGAACTCGCGAAGCACGCTGTCTCCGAGGGAACCAAGGCTGTCACCAAATACACCGGCAAATAA